In Actinoplanes derwentensis, the following proteins share a genomic window:
- a CDS encoding glutamate--cysteine ligase, producing MGIDFAPSNRSGLGIEWEVACVDRRSGELTAAAPDLLRQLGPADTFPHVTGELLTNTVEIVSAPHHRVRDAVADLTRLAERVATIAEPRGVDLMSSGTHPFSQWFRQQVTPGKPRYDTLIDRTRWWGRQMMIWGVHVHVGVEDHRKVLPIIDGLLTYLPHFQALSASSPFWAGETTGYASNRALTFQQLPTAGLPPQFTDWAQYEAMVADLQHTGVIEELNELRWDIRPSPVWGTIEVRTFDGIPTAREIGSLAALTQCLVEYFSAELDAGRAVPRLQPWFVRENKWRAARYGMDAIIIQNAVGDEELVTKDLDDLLRRLAPIAESLDCTAELEGLRDIVTHGASYQRQLRTAAASDGSLKAVVSALVREMRDDRFS from the coding sequence ATGGGTATCGACTTCGCCCCATCGAACAGATCGGGTCTAGGGATCGAGTGGGAGGTCGCCTGCGTCGACCGGCGTAGCGGCGAACTCACCGCGGCCGCACCCGACCTGCTCCGACAGCTCGGCCCGGCGGACACCTTCCCGCACGTGACCGGGGAACTGCTCACCAACACCGTCGAGATCGTCAGCGCGCCGCACCACCGGGTCCGGGACGCGGTCGCCGACCTCACCCGGCTCGCCGAGCGGGTCGCCACCATCGCCGAACCACGGGGCGTCGACCTGATGTCGTCCGGCACCCACCCGTTCAGCCAGTGGTTCCGCCAGCAGGTGACCCCCGGCAAACCGCGCTACGACACCCTGATCGACCGGACCCGCTGGTGGGGCCGGCAGATGATGATCTGGGGCGTGCACGTCCACGTCGGCGTCGAGGACCACCGCAAAGTGCTGCCGATCATCGACGGCCTGCTCACCTACCTGCCACACTTCCAGGCCCTCAGCGCGTCCAGCCCGTTCTGGGCGGGGGAGACCACCGGGTACGCCTCCAACCGCGCCCTGACGTTCCAGCAGCTGCCGACGGCCGGGCTGCCGCCGCAGTTCACCGACTGGGCGCAGTACGAGGCGATGGTCGCCGACCTGCAGCACACCGGCGTGATCGAGGAACTGAACGAACTGCGCTGGGACATCCGCCCGTCACCGGTGTGGGGCACGATCGAGGTGCGGACCTTCGACGGCATCCCCACCGCGCGGGAGATCGGCTCCCTCGCCGCGCTGACCCAGTGCCTGGTGGAGTACTTCTCCGCCGAACTCGACGCCGGCCGGGCCGTACCGAGGCTCCAGCCGTGGTTCGTCCGGGAGAACAAATGGCGCGCCGCGCGGTACGGGATGGACGCGATCATCATCCAGAACGCGGTCGGCGACGAAGAACTCGTCACCAAGGACCTCGACGACCTGCTGCGGCGGCTGGCGCCGATCGCCGAGTCGCTGGACTGCACGGCCGAGTTGGAGGGCCTGCGCGACATCGTCACCCACGGCGCCAGTTACCAGCGTCAGTTGCGGACCGCCGCGGCCAGCGACGGCAGCCTCAAAGCGGTGGTGTCCGCCCTGGTCCGGGAGATGCGCGACGACCGTTTCAGTTGA
- a CDS encoding alpha/beta fold hydrolase: MNPRSESRRVVRTGDLSLVCHVRGRGPRCVAHPAGPGMHWSYLRMPLAERDHTMIYVEPAGTGDSSALPRGVRYDLATYVRHLDAVVRAFDDEPVFVLGHGHGGFIAQSYALTDPDGLAGLVLYSTGPAADAQMLAQARWNLHRDTLDNPTGAAEHGANGDYSGDTGAANSGTGTSAADTGEYDVDAATRRLREILPSHFAHWEHRRIEFAPMVAQVRCWPRPAADFAAFDLRRELSSITVPTLILAGAHDFVFGPPAAATLRAAMPEASVAIFENSGRFAHVEETERFVHVLAEFTSGSRQRQLHGPAGGDGLAW; encoded by the coding sequence ATGAATCCGAGGTCGGAGAGCAGGCGCGTGGTGCGAACCGGTGACCTGTCGCTGGTCTGTCACGTCCGTGGTCGCGGCCCTCGCTGTGTGGCGCACCCGGCGGGGCCCGGCATGCACTGGAGCTACCTGCGGATGCCGCTGGCCGAGCGGGACCACACGATGATCTACGTCGAGCCGGCCGGCACCGGCGACTCCAGCGCCCTGCCACGCGGGGTGCGGTATGACTTGGCTACTTACGTGCGGCACCTGGACGCGGTGGTGCGGGCCTTCGACGACGAGCCGGTCTTCGTGCTCGGCCACGGGCACGGCGGATTCATCGCACAGAGTTACGCGCTGACCGACCCGGACGGCCTGGCCGGCCTCGTCCTCTATTCCACCGGTCCGGCGGCGGACGCGCAGATGCTGGCGCAGGCCCGCTGGAACCTGCATCGCGACACCCTCGACAACCCCACGGGCGCGGCCGAACACGGAGCAAATGGCGATTACTCGGGCGACACGGGCGCAGCCAACAGCGGCACCGGCACGAGTGCCGCCGACACCGGCGAGTACGACGTTGACGCCGCGACGCGCCGGTTGCGTGAGATCCTTCCGTCGCATTTCGCCCATTGGGAGCACCGGCGGATCGAGTTCGCCCCGATGGTGGCGCAAGTGCGGTGCTGGCCACGCCCGGCAGCTGACTTCGCCGCCTTCGACCTGCGCCGGGAGCTGTCCTCGATCACCGTGCCCACCCTGATCCTCGCCGGGGCCCACGACTTCGTCTTCGGCCCGCCCGCCGCCGCGACGTTGCGGGCCGCGATGCCCGAGGCCAGTGTCGCGATCTTCGAGAACAGCGGCCGTTTCGCACACGTGGAGGAGACGGAACGGTTCGTGCACGTGCTGGCAGAGTTCACGAGCGGCAGCCGACAGCGACAACTCCACGGCCCCGCCGGCGGAGACGGCCTCGCATGGTGA
- a CDS encoding GNAT family N-acetyltransferase, translating into MSFEPLPDRLARSWADAIRRLAAASLKGWHTERGTTGAVVIGAAAPALNVAYALAPDPDLSTLDEMAATVARQGLPWSIVVREAAAGVAASVAARHGLTECHAMPVMACPAADAVLTVDRASAGRVERAGAEAADVYIATMAAGFGAPVEVFDLVMGGEVLDAPGFAGYLAGSAATGLGVQGDGVIGLYNVTVVPSRRGEGLGRAMTVRALADGFAAGAEIAYLMPSVEGRPLYESIGFSDVETWAMFSHD; encoded by the coding sequence ATGTCGTTCGAACCACTCCCGGACCGGCTCGCCAGATCCTGGGCCGATGCCATCCGCCGGCTGGCCGCCGCGAGCCTGAAGGGCTGGCACACCGAGCGGGGTACGACCGGTGCGGTCGTCATCGGGGCCGCGGCGCCCGCACTGAACGTCGCCTACGCGCTGGCTCCCGACCCGGACCTGAGCACACTGGACGAGATGGCCGCCACCGTCGCCCGGCAAGGGCTGCCGTGGTCGATCGTGGTGCGCGAGGCCGCAGCCGGGGTGGCGGCGTCGGTGGCGGCCCGGCACGGGCTGACCGAGTGTCACGCGATGCCGGTGATGGCCTGCCCCGCCGCGGATGCCGTGCTGACCGTGGACCGCGCGAGTGCCGGCCGGGTGGAGCGGGCCGGCGCGGAGGCCGCCGATGTCTACATCGCGACGATGGCGGCCGGGTTCGGGGCTCCCGTCGAAGTGTTCGACCTGGTGATGGGCGGGGAGGTGCTCGACGCGCCGGGCTTCGCCGGATACCTGGCGGGCTCGGCCGCGACCGGGCTGGGCGTGCAGGGCGACGGCGTGATCGGGCTGTACAACGTCACCGTCGTCCCGTCGCGGCGTGGCGAAGGGCTGGGCCGGGCGATGACGGTCCGGGCGCTGGCCGACGGTTTCGCCGCCGGCGCCGAGATCGCCTATCTGATGCCGTCGGTCGAGGGCCGCCCGCTGTACGAGTCGATCGGCTTCAGTGACGTCGAGACGTGGGCCATGTTCAGCCATGACTGA
- a CDS encoding BTAD domain-containing putative transcriptional regulator: protein MVSPSPALHLQIMGPLRVWRDGTEIDTGPRQQRCLLALLLARVGQPVTMTDLVALIWGPAAPPSAVNVVHKYIGVLRRLLEPSLPLRMPGTYLQRDAGGYRFTAGPEVLDLSAFRAEVTAARAGVIAAQADPGPVQTRHDAFRSGLGTTQGRHHTPQTGHDAIRSGHNAPRASLDPDQTRHHTPQTRHHARQIGHDAPQIGLNTDQDGHSAALGGLDTGQNRHDATGAAPGVDPDGVDDPLVRYANALRLCHGLSGGSLADSVGASAVFAAIDSEFCEAAIEAAGLAIRSRRPSSVLAPLRLAAELNPLNEAVYTELITALATAGQQAEALAVYQTIRGRLAEDLGIDPGQTLQDAHRKVLTQDGDTERRPAQSPPGRVSTQNGDTGVRPAQLPPDLPVFVGRTAELATLGALVDEARQEAPLIIALDGMGGVGKSTLAVHFAHRCADRFPDGQLYLDLQGDRADESLRAGDALRSLLYGLGIPYARIPGTFDTRVGAYRSLTAGRRILVLLDNVRDPAQVRPLLPNSAQSLVLLTSRRPLLGLAALEGAHLLRTELPDLATAQQLLRRRLPADRRHLPRAPGRLANAPGRLHGKPGHLSDGPGGQPGDRRRVPADPGRLAEGLGHLPDDRGDIDEIIELCGRLPLALAVLAARLTARPALSLDSVAADLRDGARRLGVFTAGSGTPDPRTAFSWSYRQLSSGAARLFRLLSVAFGAGVTAGACAGLSGDTPDRTRADLDELTEAALLDEHDDGRFTTHVLVKAYADELFHTIEGPDEHRAAVDRLLRYYLHSSLHAQAILSPSRPPIMPTPPAASTHPARTQTHEQTGNAHSERPQSPNRIADNRAVRPQGPEQIVGVHAERPQTYAQALAWFDGQREALAEAVRLADGPVAWRLAISMQQYLQVTGRFKDWEDVMRSALPATRESRDPVGEAHLLRSLAGARWSLGASEEALDLLSSALKIFEKQGMRQEQALTHTNIHRILETHPARLMTKPPA from the coding sequence ATGGTGAGCCCGAGTCCCGCGCTCCACCTGCAGATCATGGGCCCGTTACGGGTGTGGCGAGACGGCACCGAGATCGACACCGGCCCCCGCCAGCAGCGCTGCCTACTGGCCCTGCTGTTGGCACGGGTGGGCCAGCCGGTCACCATGACCGATCTGGTGGCACTGATCTGGGGCCCGGCCGCCCCGCCGAGCGCGGTCAACGTCGTCCACAAGTACATCGGCGTCCTCCGCCGCCTGCTCGAACCCAGCCTTCCCCTCCGCATGCCCGGCACCTACCTGCAGCGCGACGCCGGCGGCTACCGCTTCACCGCCGGTCCAGAAGTCCTCGACCTGTCCGCCTTCCGAGCCGAGGTCACCGCAGCCCGAGCCGGCGTCATCGCCGCCCAGGCCGATCCCGGCCCGGTCCAGACCAGGCACGACGCATTCCGATCAGGTCTCGGCACGACGCAGGGCAGGCACCACACACCCCAAACCGGGCACGACGCGATCCGAAGCGGCCACAACGCGCCCCGGGCCAGTCTCGACCCGGACCAGACCAGGCACCACACACCCCAGACCAGGCACCACGCACGCCAGATCGGGCACGATGCACCCCAGATCGGGCTGAACACGGACCAGGACGGGCACAGCGCAGCCCTGGGTGGGCTGGACACGGGCCAGAACAGGCACGACGCAACCGGTGCAGCCCCGGGCGTGGATCCAGACGGCGTCGATGATCCACTGGTTCGTTATGCGAACGCTCTGCGGCTCTGTCACGGGCTCTCCGGTGGGTCGCTGGCTGACAGCGTCGGAGCGTCGGCCGTGTTCGCGGCGATCGACAGTGAGTTCTGCGAAGCGGCGATCGAGGCGGCGGGCCTCGCCATCCGGTCACGGCGGCCGTCGTCGGTGCTGGCGCCGTTGCGGCTCGCCGCCGAACTGAACCCCCTCAACGAGGCGGTGTACACCGAGCTGATCACGGCCCTCGCCACCGCCGGGCAGCAGGCGGAGGCCCTGGCCGTCTACCAGACGATTCGCGGGCGCCTCGCCGAGGACCTGGGCATCGACCCGGGCCAGACCTTGCAGGACGCCCACCGAAAGGTGCTGACCCAGGACGGCGACACCGAGAGACGCCCGGCCCAGTCGCCTCCCGGCAGGGTGTCGACCCAGAACGGCGACACCGGCGTACGTCCGGCGCAGTTACCTCCCGACCTGCCGGTGTTCGTAGGGCGGACAGCCGAACTCGCCACCCTGGGCGCCCTGGTCGACGAGGCTCGCCAGGAGGCTCCATTGATCATTGCGCTGGACGGGATGGGTGGCGTCGGCAAATCGACCCTCGCCGTCCATTTCGCGCACCGGTGTGCCGACCGGTTCCCGGACGGTCAGCTGTACCTGGATCTTCAAGGCGACCGGGCCGACGAGAGCCTCCGGGCCGGTGACGCGTTGCGGTCACTGCTGTACGGGCTGGGAATCCCGTACGCCCGGATTCCCGGCACGTTCGACACCCGGGTCGGCGCCTACCGCAGTCTGACCGCCGGCCGCCGGATCCTGGTGCTGCTGGACAACGTGCGCGACCCGGCGCAGGTCCGCCCGCTGCTGCCCAACTCGGCCCAGAGCCTGGTACTGCTGACCAGCCGCCGTCCGCTGCTGGGCCTCGCCGCTCTGGAGGGCGCACACCTGCTGCGAACCGAGTTGCCGGACCTGGCCACGGCCCAGCAACTGCTACGGCGACGCCTGCCCGCCGACCGCAGGCACCTTCCCCGCGCCCCCGGCCGGCTGGCCAACGCCCCCGGCCGCCTGCATGGCAAGCCCGGACACCTGTCTGACGGCCCCGGCGGTCAGCCTGGTGACCGCAGACGGGTGCCTGCCGACCCCGGCCGTCTGGCTGAGGGCCTCGGGCACCTGCCTGATGACCGTGGGGACATCGACGAGATCATCGAGTTGTGCGGACGGCTGCCGCTGGCGCTGGCGGTTCTGGCCGCCCGGCTGACCGCTCGCCCGGCGCTGTCGCTGGATTCCGTCGCCGCGGACCTTCGGGACGGCGCGCGACGGCTGGGCGTGTTCACCGCAGGCAGCGGCACACCCGACCCGCGGACTGCCTTCTCTTGGTCGTACCGGCAGCTCAGCAGTGGCGCAGCTCGGCTGTTCCGGTTGCTGTCGGTGGCATTCGGCGCGGGTGTCACCGCCGGCGCCTGTGCCGGCCTGTCCGGCGACACCCCGGACCGGACCCGCGCCGACCTGGACGAGCTGACCGAGGCGGCTCTGCTGGACGAACACGACGACGGTCGTTTCACGACACATGTGCTGGTGAAGGCGTACGCCGACGAGCTCTTCCACACCATCGAGGGCCCGGACGAGCACCGGGCGGCGGTGGACCGGCTGCTGCGCTACTACTTGCACAGCAGCCTCCACGCGCAGGCGATCCTGTCCCCGAGCCGACCGCCGATCATGCCGACACCCCCAGCAGCCAGCACCCACCCCGCTCGGACGCAGACCCACGAACAGACCGGTAACGCCCACTCCGAGCGGCCGCAGAGCCCGAATCGGATCGCCGACAACCGCGCCGTACGGCCGCAGGGCCCGGAACAGATCGTCGGTGTCCACGCCGAACGGCCGCAGACCTATGCGCAGGCGCTCGCCTGGTTCGACGGGCAGCGGGAGGCGCTGGCCGAGGCGGTTCGGCTGGCGGACGGGCCGGTGGCCTGGCGGCTGGCGATCAGCATGCAGCAGTATCTGCAGGTCACCGGCCGTTTCAAGGATTGGGAGGACGTGATGCGGTCCGCGCTGCCGGCCACTCGCGAGAGCCGGGACCCGGTCGGCGAGGCACACCTGCTGCGCAGCCTGGCGGGTGCACGATGGTCACTCGGCGCCTCCGAGGAGGCGTTGGACCTGCTCTCCTCAGCCCTGAAGATCTTCGAGAAGCAGGGTATGCGCCAGGAACAGGCCCTGACGCACACCAACATCCACCGGATCCTCGAGACTCACCCGGCCCGGCTTATGACCAAGCCACCCGCATAA
- a CDS encoding methylmalonyl-CoA mutase subunit beta produces MTVSEDHQPDTEWRRLALAALRRSGTAGDDAGPEQVAELLAAQTYDGLRIPALQTAGSADLPPTGLPGRFPFVRGARAAGGLIGGWDVRQRHTDANHKEVREAALADLENGATSLWLRVGDGALPLEALPDALDGIHLDLAAVVLDSGDAFAAAGPAWFTLLEARGAGTTRAAGKARGGFGADPLGWRARTGDPSGLAGALRDAAVLAARCTAQAPGLRAITVDATIYHDAGGSEAEELGCAVAAGVGYLRALTGAGLTVVQALDQLEFRFAATADQFATIAKLRAARRVWARVAEICGVPGAGGQRQHAVTSAAMMTARDPWVNLLRTTVAAFAAGVGGADAVTVLPFDHRLGRPDGFARRLARNTQILLVEEAHVARVADPAGGSWYVERYTDELARAAWDWFTTVERAGGLAAALDSGLVADRLAATWQRRRENLAHRRDPITGVSEFPNLDEKPLQRRPAVVPAGGGLPRHHYAEEFERLRDRSAGHEPTVLLVPIGSPAASGQRVTFATNLFAAGGIAVTTARDENPPGDEKRPGEEKNPPGDVQRREKPPGVVCLCGSDRDYAERADAVAEEWRAAGATRVLIAGRGDIRVGGDAIAVLTSTLADLGVPQ; encoded by the coding sequence GTGACGGTGTCGGAGGATCATCAACCGGATACGGAGTGGCGGCGCTTGGCGCTGGCCGCACTCCGCAGGTCGGGCACGGCTGGCGACGACGCCGGTCCGGAACAGGTCGCGGAGCTGCTCGCCGCCCAGACCTATGACGGGCTGCGGATCCCGGCGCTGCAGACGGCCGGTAGTGCGGACCTGCCGCCGACCGGACTGCCCGGCCGGTTTCCGTTCGTGCGGGGCGCCCGGGCCGCCGGTGGGCTGATCGGTGGGTGGGATGTCCGCCAGCGGCACACCGACGCGAACCACAAAGAGGTTCGTGAGGCCGCGCTCGCCGATCTGGAGAACGGTGCCACCTCGCTCTGGCTGCGGGTCGGTGACGGCGCCTTGCCTCTGGAGGCCTTGCCGGACGCCCTGGACGGCATCCATCTCGATCTCGCGGCCGTGGTCCTGGACTCCGGCGACGCCTTCGCCGCAGCCGGCCCAGCATGGTTCACCCTGCTGGAGGCCCGCGGTGCCGGGACGACTCGCGCTGCCGGGAAGGCTCGTGGTGGGTTCGGTGCTGACCCGTTGGGCTGGCGGGCCCGGACCGGTGACCCGAGCGGACTGGCCGGAGCGCTGCGGGATGCCGCGGTGCTGGCCGCCCGATGCACGGCTCAGGCTCCGGGGCTGCGGGCGATCACCGTCGACGCCACGATCTACCACGATGCCGGTGGTTCCGAGGCGGAGGAGCTGGGCTGTGCGGTGGCGGCCGGGGTCGGCTACCTGCGGGCGCTCACCGGGGCGGGCCTGACCGTGGTGCAGGCTCTGGACCAGTTGGAGTTCCGGTTCGCGGCGACCGCCGACCAGTTCGCCACCATCGCGAAGCTGCGGGCGGCCCGCCGGGTGTGGGCCCGGGTCGCCGAGATCTGTGGTGTGCCGGGGGCGGGTGGGCAGCGCCAGCACGCGGTGACCTCGGCGGCGATGATGACCGCCCGGGACCCGTGGGTGAACCTGCTGCGCACCACGGTCGCCGCGTTCGCCGCGGGAGTGGGCGGGGCCGACGCGGTGACGGTGCTGCCGTTCGATCATCGGCTCGGCCGGCCGGACGGGTTCGCCCGGCGGCTGGCCCGTAACACCCAGATCCTGCTCGTCGAGGAGGCGCATGTGGCGCGGGTGGCGGACCCGGCCGGCGGCTCCTGGTATGTGGAGCGGTACACCGACGAGCTGGCCCGTGCCGCGTGGGACTGGTTCACCACTGTCGAACGTGCCGGTGGGCTCGCCGCCGCTCTGGACAGCGGACTGGTCGCCGACCGTCTCGCCGCTACCTGGCAGCGACGGCGGGAGAACCTCGCGCATCGCCGTGACCCGATCACCGGTGTGAGCGAGTTCCCGAACCTGGACGAGAAGCCGCTGCAGCGGCGCCCGGCCGTGGTGCCGGCCGGGGGTGGCCTGCCTCGGCATCATTACGCGGAGGAGTTCGAGCGTCTGCGGGACCGCAGTGCGGGCCATGAGCCCACGGTTCTGCTGGTCCCGATCGGTTCCCCGGCGGCGTCCGGTCAGCGCGTCACGTTCGCCACCAACCTGTTCGCCGCTGGTGGCATCGCGGTCACCACCGCCCGCGACGAGAACCCGCCCGGCGACGAGAAGCGGCCCGGCGAGGAGAAGAACCCGCCCGGCGACGTGCAACGGCGCGAGAAGCCGCCCGGCGTCGTCTGTCTGTGCGGTTCGGACCGGGACTACGCCGAGCGGGCCGACGCCGTGGCCGAGGAGTGGCGGGCGGCCGGAGCGACCCGGGTCCTGATCGCCGGCCGTGGTGACATCCGGGTCGGCGGGGACGCCATCGCCGTTCTGACCAGCACGCTCGCCGACTTGGGAGTACCGCAGTGA
- a CDS encoding alpha/beta fold hydrolase — protein MTDLTPGTHSHTSAGTRQVYHVAGTGPVMIAHSGGPGVEHSYLRSPQLEAHFTMVYVEPAGTGASGPLPEDATYVDTYVAMLRSLVRHLGVSPVHLLGHSHGGVVAQRFAIRYPGKVAGLVLYSSTPVTDAAFWEAGAVQAEAHPRRFPAVPEAAETAAAMAQPFTDRSHEGRSARMAAVLPVYFADYWGRQAEFASLRAGIRAWPTDFDSTEIDYRSELPSIAARTVVLTGRHDFVCGPVWAEMLHKGIAGSRLTILEDSGHFGHIEEPARFTEAVLWLLRDPPPGPPGPPGPPGPPGPPGPPGPPGPPGPPGPPGPPGPGGRSLAVSGVEPDGRSLPVSAYEPGDQRLPDSADESFYQLLRDSLGEEWGGLSRDFAEEIRGAFRRGDDAGVMLLAEAELQRAAGPPDGRVEALYATARVALRAGDLVLADERARAALDVAVKSGDRRLEERPRHVLAAVARLSGDYTLARERYSASIALNEELGQPEQVNSESYNLAFVELHLGDLTRARELLTECRARVFAEGWQSFVPYLAIGYAAMASADGDHPRTARMVGYADSAFAAAGQVPDPDDAVELSRARTTAQSALGDDQFAFDYASGAVLEPDWGSWPVI, from the coding sequence ATGACTGACCTGACCCCCGGCACCCACAGTCACACCTCCGCCGGCACCCGGCAGGTCTACCACGTCGCCGGGACCGGGCCGGTGATGATCGCGCACTCCGGCGGACCCGGCGTCGAGCACTCCTACCTGCGCTCGCCACAGCTCGAAGCCCACTTCACCATGGTCTATGTGGAGCCGGCCGGCACCGGGGCGTCCGGGCCGCTGCCCGAGGACGCGACGTATGTGGACACCTATGTCGCGATGCTCCGGAGTCTGGTCCGGCATCTCGGTGTGTCACCGGTGCATCTGCTCGGGCACTCGCACGGCGGTGTCGTGGCCCAGCGGTTCGCCATACGGTATCCCGGGAAGGTCGCGGGGCTCGTCCTCTACAGCTCGACACCGGTGACCGACGCGGCGTTCTGGGAAGCCGGTGCGGTGCAGGCGGAGGCGCATCCACGGCGTTTCCCGGCCGTTCCCGAGGCCGCCGAGACGGCTGCCGCCATGGCGCAGCCGTTCACCGACCGGAGTCATGAGGGCCGGAGCGCTCGGATGGCGGCGGTCCTGCCTGTCTACTTCGCCGACTACTGGGGCCGGCAGGCCGAGTTCGCGTCGCTGCGCGCCGGCATCCGCGCGTGGCCGACCGACTTCGACTCGACCGAGATCGACTACCGGTCCGAGCTGCCGTCGATCGCCGCGCGGACCGTGGTCCTCACCGGCCGGCACGACTTCGTGTGCGGTCCGGTCTGGGCCGAGATGCTGCACAAAGGCATCGCCGGCTCGCGGCTGACGATCCTCGAGGACAGCGGCCATTTCGGCCACATCGAGGAGCCGGCCCGCTTCACCGAGGCAGTCCTCTGGTTGCTGCGAGATCCACCGCCCGGTCCGCCCGGTCCGCCCGGTCCGCCCGGTCCGCCCGGTCCGCCCGGTCCGCCCGGTCCGCCCGGTCCGCCCGGTCCGCCCGGTCCGCCCGGTCCGCCCGGTCCGGGCGGCCGGTCGTTGGCGGTCTCCGGTGTCGAGCCGGACGGCCGGTCATTGCCGGTGTCCGCGTACGAGCCGGGCGATCAGCGGTTGCCGGACTCTGCGGATGAGTCGTTCTACCAGTTGTTGCGGGATTCTTTGGGGGAGGAGTGGGGCGGGTTGTCGCGGGATTTTGCGGAGGAGATCCGTGGTGCCTTCCGGCGTGGCGATGACGCCGGGGTGATGCTGCTGGCCGAAGCGGAACTGCAGCGGGCAGCGGGGCCGCCGGACGGCCGGGTGGAGGCGCTGTATGCGACGGCGCGTGTCGCCCTCCGTGCCGGAGACCTGGTCCTGGCCGACGAGCGGGCCCGGGCGGCGCTGGACGTCGCGGTGAAGTCCGGCGACCGGCGGCTGGAGGAGCGGCCCCGGCATGTGCTCGCCGCCGTGGCCCGGCTCTCCGGTGACTACACGTTGGCCCGCGAGCGGTATTCGGCCAGCATCGCGCTCAACGAGGAACTGGGGCAGCCGGAGCAGGTGAACTCCGAGTCGTACAACCTGGCCTTCGTCGAACTGCACCTGGGCGACCTGACCCGGGCCCGGGAGTTGCTCACCGAGTGCCGGGCCCGGGTGTTCGCCGAGGGTTGGCAATCGTTCGTGCCGTACCTGGCGATCGGCTACGCCGCGATGGCCTCAGCCGACGGGGACCACCCCCGGACGGCGCGAATGGTCGGTTACGCGGACAGCGCGTTCGCTGCCGCCGGCCAGGTACCCGACCCCGACGACGCGGTGGAACTGTCCCGAGCCCGAACCACGGCGCAATCAGCACTGGGCGACGACCAGTTCGCCTTCGACTACGCGAGTGGCGCGGTCCTGGAACCCGACTGGGGCAGCTGGCCCGTGATCTGA